The following proteins are encoded in a genomic region of Micrococcaceae bacterium Sec5.8:
- a CDS encoding redox-sensing transcriptional repressor Rex has product MTSLDSSPDAMPGGGTAAKQIPPAAVSRLTIYLRALTALLAEGVDRVSSESLAEASGVSSSTLRKDLSHVGSYGTRGVGYEVQYLNRHIAAALGLTHDWKVAIVGAGNLGKALARYGGFESRGFDIVAILDADQMVVGSEVGWLRVSDAADLEPVLRRTGANMVVLALPAAVAQDVCDRVIAAGVRSILSFAPVMLQVPPGVNLRKVDMATELQILAYHAQRAQDPEDAD; this is encoded by the coding sequence GTGACTTCGCTGGATTCATCCCCCGACGCGATGCCTGGGGGAGGCACTGCCGCCAAGCAGATTCCGCCCGCAGCCGTGTCCCGGCTGACCATCTATCTGCGCGCCCTGACCGCCTTGCTCGCCGAAGGCGTTGACCGGGTGTCCTCCGAATCGCTGGCGGAGGCCTCCGGCGTTAGCTCCTCCACGCTCCGCAAGGACCTCTCCCATGTCGGCTCCTACGGCACCCGAGGCGTCGGCTACGAAGTGCAGTACCTCAACCGGCATATCGCCGCCGCGCTGGGCCTGACCCATGACTGGAAGGTCGCCATCGTCGGCGCCGGCAACCTGGGCAAGGCCCTGGCCCGGTACGGTGGATTCGAATCCCGCGGATTCGACATCGTGGCGATCCTCGACGCGGATCAGATGGTGGTGGGCAGCGAGGTGGGTTGGCTGCGCGTCAGCGATGCCGCAGATTTAGAACCGGTGCTGCGACGGACCGGCGCCAATATGGTGGTGCTTGCCCTGCCGGCCGCTGTGGCACAGGACGTTTGTGACCGGGTGATTGCCGCCGGCGTCCGGAGCATCCTCAGCTTCGCCCCAGTGATGCTGCAGGTGCCGCCCGGGGTCAACCTGCGCAAGGTGGACATGGCAACGGAGTTGCAGATCCTCGCCTATCACGCACAAAGGGCGCAGGACCCGGAGGATGCTGACTAG
- a CDS encoding glutaredoxin family protein encodes MPSPDVVLITKADCHLCSAARAAVGRVTADLGIGWREQPVDDDAELRERFAEEIPVVLVDGIQRDFWTIDEARLERTLRRLLGHQA; translated from the coding sequence ATGCCAAGCCCCGACGTCGTCCTCATCACCAAAGCTGACTGCCACCTCTGCTCCGCGGCGCGTGCCGCCGTCGGACGCGTCACTGCGGACCTGGGGATCGGCTGGAGGGAACAGCCGGTGGATGACGACGCTGAACTGCGGGAACGCTTTGCCGAGGAAATTCCGGTGGTGCTGGTGGACGGGATCCAGCGCGATTTTTGGACGATCGACGAGGCCCGGCTGGAACGGACGCTGCGGCGGCTGCTGGGCCATCAGGCCTGA
- a CDS encoding helix-turn-helix domain-containing protein: protein MSPEANFSNARFLTVAEVADVMRVSKMTVYRLVHSGEMPAVRFGRSYRVPEAAVEQYLRGAVVDGRTETA from the coding sequence ATGTCTCCGGAGGCTAATTTCTCCAATGCGCGCTTCTTGACCGTGGCTGAAGTCGCGGACGTTATGCGCGTGTCAAAAATGACCGTGTACCGTCTGGTCCACTCGGGCGAGATGCCGGCGGTCCGTTTCGGGCGCTCTTACCGGGTTCCGGAAGCCGCCGTCGAGCAGTATCTCCGGGGGGCTGTTGTGGACGGGCGCACGGAAACAGCCTGA
- a CDS encoding AURKAIP1/COX24 domain-containing protein: MGSVIKKRRKRMAKKKHRKLLRKTRHQRRNKK; the protein is encoded by the coding sequence GTGGGTTCAGTTATTAAGAAGCGTCGCAAGCGTATGGCCAAGAAGAAGCACCGCAAGCTGCTTCGCAAGACGCGCCACCAGCGTCGCAATAAGAAGTAG
- a CDS encoding HAD-IB family hydrolase, producing MSEEKYAAVVTKPAAAQQHGEAAFFDVDNTLMRGASLFHVARKMHQRGAFTIPQAAGFAWKQLMFILRGENMDDVHAVRDAALVLASGITVADIEALGEEVYDEMIESRIWPGAKALAEQHLRVGRKVWLVTATPIEVARVISTRLGLTGALGTVGEVLDGSYTGRLVGEILHGPAKAVAVAAVAEAEGLDLARCWAYSDSHNDVPLLSMVGHPVAINPDARLRRHAREHNWPVYDFRSGRRAATLGLKAATVGGAVYGLWRGFSRFRGPTA from the coding sequence ATGTCCGAAGAGAAGTACGCCGCCGTGGTCACAAAACCCGCGGCGGCACAGCAGCACGGCGAGGCCGCGTTCTTCGACGTCGACAACACCCTCATGCGGGGGGCCAGCCTGTTCCATGTAGCCCGCAAAATGCACCAGCGCGGCGCGTTCACCATTCCTCAGGCAGCAGGCTTCGCCTGGAAACAGCTCATGTTCATACTGCGCGGCGAGAACATGGATGATGTCCATGCGGTCCGCGACGCGGCCCTCGTGCTCGCGTCCGGCATAACAGTTGCGGACATCGAGGCACTCGGCGAAGAAGTCTATGACGAGATGATTGAGTCCCGCATCTGGCCTGGGGCCAAGGCGCTGGCCGAGCAGCACCTGCGCGTGGGCCGGAAGGTCTGGCTCGTGACTGCCACTCCGATCGAGGTGGCCAGGGTCATTTCCACGAGGCTGGGACTCACCGGCGCCCTCGGCACGGTGGGGGAGGTTCTGGACGGGTCGTACACGGGACGGCTGGTGGGCGAGATCCTGCATGGCCCCGCCAAAGCTGTGGCCGTTGCCGCCGTCGCCGAGGCTGAGGGGCTGGACCTGGCGCGGTGCTGGGCGTACAGCGATTCGCACAACGACGTTCCGCTGTTGAGCATGGTGGGGCATCCGGTGGCCATCAATCCCGACGCCCGGCTCCGACGCCATGCCCGTGAGCATAACTGGCCGGTTTACGACTTCCGCTCCGGACGGCGCGCGGCCACCCTGGGTCTCAAAGCCGCGACGGTCGGCGGTGCCGTCTACGGCCTCTGGCGGGGCTTCTCCCGCTTCCGCGGCCCCACGGCCTGA